Proteins encoded within one genomic window of Pigmentiphaga sp. H8:
- a CDS encoding branched-chain amino acid ABC transporter permease produces MDLTIAGVLTLDGLTNGAIYALLGIATVLIFTVTRILFIPQGEFVAFGALTLALFQTGQVPGTVWLLLVASAAAFLLDLRMLLRTPAAPGRARAVLRLALGQLVLPALIAAVCVWAAPRDLPILLQGLLTLLIVTPLGPLTYRLAYQSIAEASVLVLLIVSVGVHFVLLGLALFFFGAEGFRNPPFVDARYALGPLNLSGQVIAIFVVFVLLMALLKLFFGRTLYGKALRATAVNRLGARLLAISADAAGKLAFAMAAFIGALSGLLIGSTTTIFYDSGFLIGLKGFIAAVGGGLASYPATAVGALLLGVAESFGSFWASSLKEAIVFTLILPVLLWRSLYTPHHEEH; encoded by the coding sequence ATGGACTTGACGATAGCCGGCGTCTTGACGCTGGACGGCCTGACCAACGGCGCGATCTACGCGCTGCTGGGCATCGCCACTGTCCTGATCTTCACCGTTACGCGCATCCTGTTCATCCCCCAGGGGGAGTTCGTCGCCTTCGGCGCGCTCACCCTCGCCCTGTTCCAGACCGGCCAGGTCCCCGGCACGGTCTGGCTGCTGCTGGTGGCCTCCGCCGCGGCCTTCCTGCTCGACCTGCGCATGCTGTTGCGCACGCCGGCCGCGCCGGGCCGCGCGCGGGCCGTCCTGCGCCTGGCGCTGGGCCAGCTGGTCCTGCCGGCCTTGATCGCCGCCGTCTGCGTCTGGGCCGCGCCCCGGGACCTGCCCATCCTGCTCCAGGGCCTGCTGACGCTGCTGATCGTCACGCCGCTGGGGCCGCTTACCTATCGCCTGGCCTACCAGTCCATCGCCGAGGCCAGCGTGCTGGTCCTGCTGATCGTCTCGGTGGGCGTGCATTTCGTGCTGCTGGGCCTGGCGCTGTTCTTCTTCGGCGCCGAAGGGTTCCGCAACCCGCCCTTCGTCGATGCCCGCTATGCGCTGGGGCCGCTGAACCTGTCCGGCCAGGTCATCGCGATCTTCGTCGTCTTCGTGCTGCTGATGGCCCTGCTCAAGCTCTTCTTCGGCCGCACGCTGTACGGCAAGGCCCTGCGCGCCACCGCCGTCAACCGCCTGGGCGCCCGCCTCCTGGCGATTTCGGCCGATGCAGCCGGCAAGCTCGCGTTCGCAATGGCCGCCTTCATCGGTGCGTTGTCCGGCCTGTTGATCGGCTCGACCACGACGATTTTCTACGACTCGGGCTTCCTGATCGGCCTGAAGGGGTTCATCGCTGCCGTCGGCGGCGGGCTCGCCAGTTATCCGGCCACCGCCGTGGGCGCGCTGCTGCTGGGCGTGGCCGAGTCCTTCGGTTCGTTCTGGGCCAGCTCCCTGAAGGAAGCCATCGTCTTCACGCTGATCCTGCCGGTGCTGCTGTGGCGCTCGCTCTACACCCCTCATCACGAAGAACACTGA
- a CDS encoding SDR family NAD(P)-dependent oxidoreductase, which translates to MKIEGLAALVTGGASGLGAQTARLLAARGAKVAVLDRNAAQAQAVATDIGGLALTCDVTDADSVQQALDAARGQHGPARVLVNCAGVGGAHRITGKQGPMPLADFSRIVQINLVGTFNVMRLAAAGMTALDPLDDGERGVMVNTTSIAAYDGQMGQTAYAASKGGIAALTLPAARDLAQFGVRVMAIAPGLFRTPLLDELPPEVQTSLGGSVPFPKRLGQPAEFAALVAHIVENAYLNGEVIRLDGALRMPPR; encoded by the coding sequence ATGAAGATCGAAGGACTGGCAGCACTGGTCACCGGCGGCGCCTCCGGGCTGGGGGCGCAGACCGCGCGGCTGCTGGCCGCGCGCGGCGCCAAGGTCGCGGTCCTGGACCGCAACGCCGCGCAGGCCCAGGCCGTGGCCACCGACATCGGGGGCCTCGCGCTGACCTGCGACGTGACCGACGCCGACAGCGTGCAGCAGGCGCTGGACGCGGCACGTGGGCAACATGGCCCCGCGCGCGTCCTGGTCAACTGCGCCGGGGTCGGCGGCGCGCACCGGATAACCGGCAAACAGGGGCCGATGCCGCTGGCCGACTTCAGCCGGATCGTGCAGATCAACCTGGTGGGCACGTTCAACGTCATGCGCCTGGCCGCGGCCGGGATGACCGCCCTCGATCCCCTGGACGATGGCGAACGCGGCGTCATGGTCAACACGACTTCCATCGCCGCCTACGACGGCCAGATGGGCCAGACCGCCTACGCCGCCTCCAAGGGCGGCATCGCCGCGCTGACCCTGCCGGCGGCGCGCGACCTGGCGCAGTTCGGCGTGCGCGTCATGGCCATCGCCCCCGGCCTGTTCCGGACGCCGCTGCTGGACGAACTGCCGCCGGAGGTCCAGACCAGCCTGGGCGGTTCGGTGCCCTTCCCCAAGCGGCTGGGCCAGCCCGCGGAATTCGCCGCCCTGGTGGCGCACATCGTCGAGAACGCCTACCTGAACGGCGAGGTGATCCGCCTGGACGGCGCGCTGCGCATGCCGCCGCGATGA
- a CDS encoding ABC transporter substrate-binding protein, whose translation MTLRKLLVPALVALLFQSTAQAEITIGVSLPLTGPASGLGIPCNNGLALWPKSIGGETLRVIVLDDASDPTVGVKNARRFVSEDKVDLIVGSAATPVALAMSDVAAQARTVQLAASPIVTAPGKDEWSFRLAQSNAVMAIPVVAHMKKHGVKTVGFLGYSDTYGESWLNDFTKEAKAAGIKVIGAERFARTDTSVTAQALKLTSANPDAILIAASGSGAAMPHKAVIDRGYRGKIYQTHSAASRDLMRVGGKDVEGAFVVSGPATVADQLPDGNPSKKFGVDYIARYEKIHGAGSRNQFAAHMYDAALLLEKAVPAALKKARPGTPEFRAALKEALENGGVTPVSQGIIHYTPQDHWGFTKETGLIMKVVNGDWKVEQ comes from the coding sequence ATGACCTTACGCAAGCTGCTCGTTCCCGCCCTCGTCGCATTGCTGTTCCAGTCCACGGCGCAAGCCGAGATCACCATAGGCGTCAGCCTGCCGCTGACCGGCCCCGCCTCGGGCCTGGGCATTCCCTGCAACAACGGCCTGGCGCTGTGGCCCAAGTCCATCGGCGGTGAAACGCTGCGCGTCATCGTGCTCGACGATGCCTCCGATCCCACGGTAGGCGTCAAGAACGCGCGCCGCTTCGTGTCCGAGGACAAGGTGGACCTGATCGTCGGTTCGGCGGCCACGCCCGTCGCGCTGGCGATGTCGGACGTCGCCGCCCAGGCCAGGACGGTGCAGCTGGCGGCCTCGCCCATCGTGACCGCCCCGGGCAAGGATGAATGGTCGTTCCGGCTGGCCCAGTCCAACGCGGTCATGGCCATCCCCGTCGTCGCCCACATGAAGAAGCATGGCGTCAAGACCGTCGGCTTCCTGGGCTACTCCGACACCTACGGCGAAAGCTGGCTGAACGACTTCACCAAGGAGGCCAAGGCCGCCGGCATCAAGGTGATCGGCGCCGAGCGCTTCGCCCGCACCGACACCAGCGTGACCGCGCAGGCGCTGAAGCTGACGTCCGCCAATCCCGACGCCATCCTGATCGCCGCCTCGGGCAGCGGCGCGGCGATGCCCCACAAGGCGGTGATCGACCGCGGCTATCGCGGCAAGATCTACCAGACCCACTCGGCCGCCTCGCGCGATCTGATGCGGGTGGGCGGCAAGGATGTCGAAGGCGCGTTCGTCGTGTCCGGCCCCGCCACCGTGGCGGACCAGTTGCCCGACGGCAATCCGTCCAAGAAATTCGGCGTGGACTACATCGCCCGCTACGAGAAGATCCATGGCGCCGGTTCGCGCAACCAGTTCGCCGCGCACATGTACGACGCCGCCCTCCTGCTCGAGAAGGCGGTGCCCGCCGCGCTGAAGAAGGCCCGCCCGGGCACGCCGGAGTTCCGCGCCGCGCTGAAGGAGGCACTCGAGAACGGCGGCGTCACGCCGGTCTCACAGGGCATCATCCATTACACGCCCCAGGACCATTGGGGCTTCACCAAGGAAACCGGGCTGATCATGAAGGTCGTCAACGGCGACTGGAAGGTCGAACAATAA
- a CDS encoding dihydroxy-acid dehydratase, with protein MSSSESGKTAPRRPLRSNFEPGTSRWAVRRAQWRALGLSDADMEKPKIAVVNTSSELSSCFSHLDGVAAAVKRSIREAGGLPFEVRTAAPSDFITSAGARGGYILPSRDLIANDIEVAVEGALLDGMVCLASCDKTTPGQLMAAARLDLPTLVVVCGYQRSGHHRQQHVDIEEVFLAAGHVAAGRMDPAELTAMSEQAVRGPGVCAGIGTANSMHMVCEALGMALPGSAPVAANSPRMMATVEQAGARIVQMVWDDLRPRAILTPEAFANAARVVLALGGSINTVKHLQAIANEAQAGVDVYGLFERLADTTPLIAAIRPNGDHSIEDLERAGGTLAVFKRLAGLYHPDALTVSGRPLGAAVDEARVRDETILRPADQPLSSRPSIVILRGSLAPEGGIVKLGLATGKAMRFEGPARVFESQEDAIAALQRGEIERGTVVVMRGLGVRGGPGMGMASRFVFVLDGAGLGEHVAVVTDGQLSGLVNKGLVVGEVSPEAAAGGPLGLVQDGDPIAIDIDARTVDLKVAEQELARRRAAFAPPAPGRVRGWLSVYEQVVRPLPEGAVITHTGPGGAR; from the coding sequence ATGTCCTCGTCCGAATCCGGCAAGACGGCGCCCCGCCGACCGCTGCGCAGCAACTTCGAACCCGGCACCTCGCGCTGGGCGGTCAGGCGGGCGCAATGGCGCGCGCTGGGCCTGAGCGACGCCGACATGGAGAAACCCAAGATCGCCGTGGTCAATACCTCGTCGGAACTGTCGAGCTGCTTCAGCCACCTGGACGGCGTCGCCGCCGCGGTCAAGCGGTCCATACGCGAGGCCGGCGGCCTGCCCTTCGAGGTCCGCACCGCCGCGCCCAGCGACTTCATCACCAGCGCCGGCGCGCGCGGCGGCTACATCCTTCCCAGCCGCGACCTGATCGCCAACGACATCGAGGTGGCGGTGGAAGGCGCCCTGCTGGACGGCATGGTCTGCCTGGCCTCGTGCGACAAGACCACGCCCGGCCAGCTCATGGCGGCGGCCCGCCTGGACCTTCCCACGCTGGTCGTGGTGTGCGGCTACCAGCGCAGCGGCCACCACCGGCAGCAGCACGTCGACATCGAAGAGGTGTTCCTGGCGGCGGGCCACGTCGCGGCCGGCCGCATGGATCCGGCGGAGCTGACCGCGATGAGCGAGCAGGCGGTACGCGGCCCCGGCGTCTGTGCCGGCATCGGCACCGCCAATTCCATGCACATGGTGTGCGAGGCGCTGGGCATGGCTCTGCCCGGCAGCGCCCCGGTGGCCGCCAACAGTCCGCGCATGATGGCCACGGTCGAGCAGGCCGGCGCCCGCATCGTCCAGATGGTCTGGGACGACCTGCGGCCGCGTGCCATCCTGACCCCCGAGGCCTTCGCCAACGCGGCGCGCGTGGTGCTCGCGCTGGGCGGCTCCATCAATACCGTCAAGCACTTGCAGGCCATCGCCAATGAAGCGCAGGCCGGCGTGGACGTCTACGGATTGTTCGAGCGGCTGGCGGACACCACGCCCCTGATCGCCGCCATCCGCCCCAACGGCGACCACTCCATCGAAGACCTGGAACGCGCGGGCGGGACACTGGCGGTGTTCAAGCGCCTGGCCGGCCTCTACCACCCGGACGCGCTGACCGTGTCCGGCCGCCCGCTGGGCGCGGCCGTGGACGAGGCCCGGGTGCGCGACGAAACCATCCTGCGCCCCGCCGACCAGCCGCTGTCCAGCCGCCCCTCCATCGTCATCCTGCGCGGCTCGCTCGCGCCCGAGGGCGGCATCGTCAAGCTGGGCCTGGCCACCGGCAAGGCCATGCGCTTCGAGGGACCGGCACGGGTGTTCGAGTCGCAGGAAGACGCCATCGCGGCCCTGCAGCGCGGCGAGATCGAACGCGGCACCGTGGTCGTGATGCGCGGGCTGGGCGTGCGCGGCGGACCGGGCATGGGAATGGCCTCGCGCTTCGTGTTCGTCCTGGACGGCGCGGGCCTGGGCGAGCACGTCGCGGTCGTCACCGACGGACAGCTTTCCGGCCTGGTGAACAAGGGACTGGTCGTGGGCGAGGTCTCGCCCGAGGCCGCCGCCGGCGGGCCGCTGGGGCTGGTCCAGGACGGCGACCCCATCGCCATCGACATCGATGCGCGCACCGTGGACCTGAAGGTGGCCGAGCAGGAGCTGGCCCGCCGCCGCGCGGCCTTCGCGCCGCCCGCCCCGGGACGGGTGCGCGGCTGGCTGTCGGTGTACGAGCAGGTCGTGCGGCCGCTGCCCGAAGGCGCGGTCATCACCCATACCGGACCGGGCGGCGCGCGCTGA
- a CDS encoding crotonase/enoyl-CoA hydratase family protein: MLSVDTNGPIGRIALARPGKRNALNDDLIAQLHIAFINMPEHVRVVILTGEGEHFCSGLDLSELRQRSVADGIVHSRSWHAAFEQIQFGKVPVVAVLHGAVVGGGLELASACHIRIAEHSAFYGLPEGQRGLFVGGGGSVRISRLIGVARMSDMMLTGRVYDAQEGLAAGLSQYLVPQGGGLAKAEELAARIAANAPLSNYAVLQALPRIADQSQSEGLFTESLMAAIAQGDIDAKARLEAFLQGRAAKVGKP, encoded by the coding sequence TTGTTGTCCGTCGATACCAACGGGCCGATCGGACGCATTGCGCTCGCTCGCCCCGGCAAACGCAATGCGCTGAACGATGACCTGATCGCCCAGCTGCACATTGCCTTCATCAACATGCCCGAGCACGTGCGCGTGGTCATCCTGACGGGCGAAGGCGAGCACTTCTGTTCCGGACTGGACCTGTCGGAGCTGCGCCAGCGCAGCGTGGCGGACGGCATCGTCCACTCCCGCAGCTGGCATGCCGCCTTCGAGCAGATACAGTTCGGCAAGGTCCCCGTCGTGGCGGTGCTGCATGGCGCGGTGGTGGGCGGCGGCCTGGAGCTGGCCAGCGCCTGCCACATCCGCATCGCCGAACACAGCGCCTTCTACGGGCTGCCCGAGGGCCAGCGCGGCCTGTTCGTCGGCGGTGGCGGCTCGGTGCGCATCTCGCGCCTGATCGGCGTCGCCCGCATGAGCGACATGATGTTGACCGGCCGCGTCTACGATGCGCAGGAAGGCCTGGCCGCGGGCCTGTCGCAATACCTGGTCCCCCAGGGCGGCGGGCTGGCCAAGGCCGAAGAACTGGCCGCACGCATCGCCGCCAACGCACCGCTCAGCAACTATGCCGTGCTGCAAGCCCTGCCCCGCATCGCCGACCAGTCGCAAAGCGAGGGCCTGTTCACCGAGTCGCTGATGGCCGCCATCGCCCAGGGCGACATCGACGCCAAGGCCAGGCTGGAAGCCTTCCTGCAAGGACGCGCCGCCAAGGTGGGCAAGCCATGA
- a CDS encoding IclR family transcriptional regulator, translating into MPRSAPRAQPAAKSRRASTAAEPSGTVSALERGVAVLRCFREDLRVLSNAELAAMTGIPKPTVTRLATTLVSLGLMKQEPETERFSLAAGVVSLAQAFLGGVDTRSIARPHMLALANETEGSVYLAIRDELHIVLIETASPQSALLLARLRVGSRFSVASSALGRAYLSAMTDQYEKDRLLRSIRAECGEAEWARLEKGLERGQRDARMHGYCLSLGEFHRDINSVAVPLVVPGGEIMALNCGGPAFSFTEKRLRNEVAPRLIEAAQAIARDTGGKVPLPDKLLKVS; encoded by the coding sequence ATGCCACGAAGCGCCCCCCGAGCCCAGCCCGCCGCCAAGAGCCGGCGGGCGTCCACCGCGGCCGAGCCGAGCGGCACCGTGTCCGCCCTGGAGCGGGGGGTCGCGGTGCTGCGCTGCTTCCGCGAGGACCTGCGCGTCTTGAGCAATGCCGAGCTGGCCGCGATGACCGGGATACCCAAGCCCACGGTCACGCGGCTGGCCACCACGCTGGTTTCGCTGGGCCTGATGAAGCAGGAGCCCGAGACCGAGCGGTTCTCGCTGGCGGCCGGCGTGGTGTCGCTGGCCCAGGCCTTCCTGGGCGGGGTGGACACGCGGTCGATCGCGCGCCCGCACATGCTCGCGCTGGCCAACGAGACCGAAGGCTCGGTCTATCTGGCGATACGCGACGAGCTGCACATCGTGCTGATCGAGACGGCTTCGCCGCAATCGGCGCTGCTGCTGGCGCGGCTGCGGGTGGGGTCGCGTTTCTCGGTGGCCAGTTCGGCGCTGGGGCGCGCCTACCTGAGCGCGATGACCGACCAGTACGAAAAGGACCGCCTGCTGCGCAGCATCCGCGCGGAATGCGGCGAGGCGGAGTGGGCGCGGCTCGAGAAAGGACTGGAGCGCGGGCAGCGCGACGCGCGCATGCACGGCTACTGCCTGTCGCTGGGCGAGTTCCACCGCGACATCAATTCGGTGGCGGTGCCGCTGGTCGTGCCGGGCGGCGAGATCATGGCGCTGAACTGCGGCGGCCCGGCCTTCTCGTTCACCGAGAAGCGCCTGCGCAACGAGGTGGCGCCGCGCCTGATCGAGGCCGCGCAGGCCATCGCGCGCGACACGGGCGGCAAGGTGCCGCTGCCGGACAAATTGCTCAAGGTTTCCTGA
- a CDS encoding feruloyl-CoA synthase: MTTAHIPYRQASRGGSLSAHIERRDDGTLHLRSTEPLRPYPGRLTDCLLHWAAMYPDRLFAAKRRDGGAWTEMRYGDTLHKARAIAQALIDRGLSVDRPIVVLSDNDLEHLQVALGAMLAGVPYAPISAAYSLVSQDFAKLEHTLNVLTPGLVFVSDATAYARAIAAKVPAGVEVVAVRGEVPGRRLTPFGDLLATPATDAVDAAHARVTPDTIVKFLFTSGSTQLPKAVINTQRMLCANQQMLVQCLRFLAEEPPVLVDWLPWNHTFGGNHNIGIALYNGGTLYIDEGKPTPQGMAETLRNLREISPTIYFNVPKGFEEIVAAIERDEALGRTFLAKVKAFFFSGAGLSPQVWERLDLAAQRLCGERIRMLTGLGMTETAPFALCANSDLVFSGVIGLPAPGLEVKLVPVQGKLEVRYRGPTVTPGYWRAAQQTAESFDEEGYFRSGDAARPIDPERLELGLAFDGRISEDFKLSTGTFVSTGPLRARIIAAGEPYVQDVVIAGLNRNDVGILVFPRMAECRQLAGLAADAAAVQVLAAPAVREMFQELVDRLWASGTGSATRVARALVLDTPPSIDLGEATDKGSINQRNVLKHRADAVELMYAGTDPRVILPHASSGSPS, translated from the coding sequence ATGACCACCGCCCACATCCCGTACCGCCAGGCGTCGCGGGGCGGTTCGCTGTCCGCGCACATCGAGCGCCGGGACGACGGCACGCTGCACCTGCGCTCGACCGAACCGCTGCGCCCCTACCCCGGACGCCTGACGGACTGCCTGCTGCATTGGGCCGCCATGTATCCCGATCGCCTGTTCGCCGCCAAGCGCCGGGACGGCGGCGCCTGGACCGAGATGCGCTACGGCGACACCCTGCACAAGGCCCGAGCCATCGCGCAGGCGCTGATCGATCGAGGCCTGTCGGTGGACCGCCCCATCGTCGTGCTGTCGGACAACGATCTCGAACACCTGCAGGTGGCGCTGGGCGCCATGCTGGCGGGCGTGCCCTACGCCCCGATCTCCGCCGCCTATTCCCTGGTGTCGCAGGACTTCGCCAAGCTCGAGCACACGCTCAACGTACTCACGCCGGGCCTGGTGTTCGTCTCGGATGCCACGGCCTATGCGCGCGCCATCGCCGCCAAGGTGCCCGCCGGCGTCGAGGTCGTGGCCGTGCGCGGCGAGGTTCCCGGACGCCGGCTCACGCCTTTTGGCGACCTGCTCGCCACGCCGGCCACGGACGCGGTCGATGCCGCCCATGCCCGCGTGACGCCCGACACCATCGTCAAGTTCCTGTTCACCTCGGGCTCGACCCAATTGCCCAAGGCGGTCATCAACACCCAACGCATGCTGTGCGCCAACCAACAGATGCTGGTGCAGTGCCTGCGCTTCCTGGCCGAGGAACCGCCGGTGCTGGTGGACTGGCTGCCGTGGAACCACACCTTCGGCGGCAACCACAACATCGGCATCGCCCTGTACAACGGCGGCACGCTGTACATCGACGAAGGCAAGCCCACGCCGCAGGGCATGGCCGAGACCTTGCGCAACCTGCGCGAGATCTCGCCCACCATCTACTTCAACGTGCCCAAGGGCTTCGAGGAAATCGTCGCCGCCATCGAACGCGACGAAGCCCTGGGCCGTACCTTCCTGGCCAAGGTCAAGGCCTTCTTCTTCTCGGGCGCGGGCCTGTCGCCGCAGGTCTGGGAACGCCTGGACCTGGCCGCGCAGCGCCTGTGCGGCGAGCGCATCCGCATGCTGACCGGCCTGGGCATGACCGAGACCGCGCCGTTCGCGCTGTGCGCCAATTCCGACCTGGTGTTTTCCGGCGTCATCGGCCTGCCGGCGCCGGGGCTGGAGGTCAAGCTCGTGCCGGTGCAGGGCAAGCTCGAGGTCCGCTATCGCGGCCCTACCGTCACGCCCGGCTACTGGCGCGCTGCGCAGCAAACGGCCGAGTCCTTCGACGAGGAAGGCTATTTCCGCTCGGGCGACGCGGCCCGCCCCATCGATCCCGAGCGGCTGGAGCTGGGCCTGGCCTTCGACGGCCGCATCTCGGAAGACTTCAAGCTGTCCACCGGCACCTTCGTCTCGACCGGACCGCTGCGGGCCCGCATCATCGCCGCCGGCGAACCCTATGTGCAGGACGTGGTCATCGCCGGCCTCAACCGCAACGACGTCGGCATCCTGGTCTTTCCGCGCATGGCGGAATGCCGCCAGCTCGCGGGCCTCGCCGCCGACGCCGCGGCCGTGCAAGTGCTGGCCGCTCCCGCGGTGCGCGAGATGTTCCAGGAACTGGTCGACCGGCTCTGGGCCTCGGGCACCGGCAGCGCGACCCGCGTGGCCCGCGCGCTGGTCCTCGACACGCCGCCGTCGATCGACCTGGGCGAGGCCACCGACAAGGGCTCCATCAACCAGCGCAACGTGCTCAAACATCGCGCCGACGCGGTCGAACTGATGTACGCCGGCACCGATCCGCGCGTCATTCTTCCCCATGCATCCTCCGGGAGCCCATCATGA
- a CDS encoding FAD-dependent oxidoreductase — MANQVRTVRRTENRPWHVDADLCVVGAGISGVSAALEAAALGRRVVLVDSLPMLGGQAVGSIIGTFCGLFSNGPNRIQLTHGIADGILEDLGKAGALHHNVGPLTTVVYYDEVALGRWIEQKIRDAGITVVLGAVLREARREGGRLQRLELATRYGDVHVDARGYVDASGDAALAWLAGLDCREPDVPIFGTQMFVLEHLDEAHLPTREAFTARIKEKAARYGISRDDGLFFRFPGRGVAAMNMTHMETPLDPLAASATALAGREQVDRVIEFLKAEYPQAFGAARIRAYALPGIRQTRWIAGLHQLTTDEVRAATRFPDTVARTSWPVELHDQPEGYVWEPFGEDHVHTVPLRSLIPAGSDNLVAAGRCIDADAAALSSVRVMGPCIAMGAAAAHALDLTLGGKVQDVDVPALQERIRANI, encoded by the coding sequence ATGGCAAACCAAGTACGAACCGTCCGACGAACCGAAAACCGCCCCTGGCACGTCGATGCCGACCTGTGCGTGGTCGGGGCCGGCATCTCGGGGGTCTCGGCCGCGCTCGAGGCCGCGGCGCTGGGCCGCCGGGTCGTGCTGGTCGACAGCCTGCCCATGCTGGGCGGCCAGGCGGTGGGGTCGATCATCGGTACCTTCTGCGGACTGTTCTCGAACGGGCCCAACCGCATCCAGCTCACGCACGGCATCGCCGACGGCATCCTCGAGGACCTGGGCAAGGCCGGCGCGCTCCACCACAACGTCGGCCCGCTGACCACGGTCGTCTACTACGACGAGGTGGCGCTGGGCCGCTGGATCGAACAGAAGATCCGCGACGCCGGCATCACGGTGGTGCTGGGCGCGGTGCTGCGCGAGGCGCGGCGCGAAGGCGGCCGGCTGCAGCGGCTGGAGCTGGCTACCCGCTATGGCGACGTGCACGTGGATGCGCGGGGCTATGTCGATGCCAGCGGCGACGCCGCGCTGGCCTGGCTGGCGGGCCTGGACTGCCGCGAGCCGGACGTGCCGATCTTCGGCACCCAGATGTTCGTGCTCGAACACCTGGACGAGGCCCACCTGCCCACGCGCGAGGCCTTCACGGCGCGCATCAAGGAAAAGGCTGCGCGGTACGGCATCTCGCGCGACGATGGGCTCTTCTTCCGCTTCCCCGGACGAGGCGTGGCGGCGATGAACATGACGCACATGGAAACGCCGCTCGACCCGCTGGCGGCCTCGGCCACGGCGCTGGCCGGGCGCGAGCAGGTGGACCGCGTCATCGAGTTCCTGAAGGCGGAATATCCGCAGGCCTTCGGCGCCGCCCGCATCCGCGCCTACGCCTTGCCAGGCATCCGGCAGACGCGCTGGATAGCCGGCCTGCATCAATTGACGACGGACGAAGTGCGGGCGGCCACGCGTTTCCCGGACACCGTCGCGCGAACTTCGTGGCCGGTGGAGCTGCACGACCAGCCCGAGGGCTACGTGTGGGAGCCCTTCGGCGAGGACCACGTGCACACGGTGCCGCTGCGCAGCCTGATCCCGGCCGGTAGCGACAATCTGGTCGCGGCCGGGCGCTGCATCGACGCCGACGCGGCGGCGCTGTCCAGCGTGCGGGTCATGGGGCCGTGCATCGCCATGGGGGCGGCGGCGGCCCATGCCCTGGACCTGACCCTGGGCGGGAAGGTGCAGGACGTGGACGTGCCCGCCCTGCAGGAACGCATACGCGCCAACATCTGA
- a CDS encoding tripartite tricarboxylate transporter substrate binding protein, whose amino-acid sequence MKILFASLLGAACAAGATHAVAAAGPAYPSRPVTLIVPNAPGGAIDILGRLLSERLQKTWGQPVVVMYKPGANTVVGTDHVAKSAPDGYTLGIVVTSHVINPTLRKSMPFDTVRDLAGVSMLVTSQIVITATPSLPAKDLAGVIAMARKDPGKMSYASPGSGSSMHLTGELLKSMTGVEMLHIPYKGSGPAYTEVMAGRVPLLIDPLFSSMPYIKAGKLKPIAVTGKTRDPSAPDIPTVAETIPGFNVQSIFGLVAPAATPREVINKISADVGTILRSADFKARLAEVGLTSAPSTPEEFDALVKTEIEKWAPVVKASGATAD is encoded by the coding sequence ATGAAAATCCTGTTCGCGTCCCTGCTGGGCGCTGCCTGCGCCGCGGGCGCCACCCACGCCGTGGCCGCGGCCGGCCCCGCCTATCCGTCCCGGCCCGTCACGCTGATCGTGCCGAATGCCCCGGGCGGCGCCATCGACATCCTGGGCCGCCTGTTGTCCGAGCGCCTGCAGAAGACCTGGGGGCAGCCCGTGGTGGTGATGTACAAGCCGGGCGCCAACACGGTGGTGGGCACCGACCACGTCGCCAAGTCCGCGCCCGACGGCTATACGCTGGGTATCGTCGTGACCTCGCACGTCATCAACCCCACGCTGCGCAAGAGCATGCCTTTCGACACGGTCAGGGACCTGGCGGGTGTTTCCATGCTGGTGACGTCGCAGATCGTCATCACCGCGACGCCGTCGCTGCCGGCCAAGGACCTGGCCGGCGTGATCGCGATGGCCAGGAAGGATCCCGGCAAGATGAGCTATGCCTCGCCGGGCAGCGGCAGCTCCATGCACCTGACCGGCGAACTGCTCAAGAGCATGACCGGCGTGGAGATGCTGCACATTCCGTACAAGGGCAGCGGCCCCGCCTACACCGAGGTGATGGCCGGCCGCGTGCCGCTGCTGATCGACCCGCTGTTCTCGTCCATGCCCTACATCAAGGCGGGCAAGCTCAAACCCATCGCCGTCACGGGCAAGACACGGGATCCCAGCGCCCCGGACATCCCCACGGTGGCCGAGACCATCCCGGGCTTCAACGTGCAGAGCATCTTCGGCCTGGTGGCGCCGGCGGCGACGCCGCGCGAGGTGATCAACAAGATCAGCGCCGACGTGGGCACCATCCTGCGCAGCGCGGACTTCAAGGCGCGGCTGGCCGAAGTGGGCCTGACCTCGGCGCCCAGCACGCCCGAGGAATTCGACGCCCTGGTCAAGACCGAGATCGAGAAGTGGGCGCCGGTGGTGAAGGCCTCGGGCGCCACCGCCGATTGA